Proteins encoded in a region of the Diospyros lotus cultivar Yz01 chromosome 9, ASM1463336v1, whole genome shotgun sequence genome:
- the LOC127810237 gene encoding lignin-forming anionic peroxidase-like — translation MSSALLSSIVSALLFLFFLSNTPSNAQLSSTFYDQTCPKALSTIRTSIRKAISSERRMAASLIRLHFHDCFVQGCDASILLDEAATSTSERSALPNKDSARGYGVIDTAKAEVEKICPGVVSCADVLAVAARDASAAVGGPSWTVKLGRRDSTTASRALAESDLPSFQSSLDQLISNFAAKGLSARDMVALSGAHTLGQARCLTFRDRIYSNGSDIDAGFASTRKRGCPASGQDSNLAPLDLVTPNSFDNNYYKNLMQKKGLLHSDQVLFNGGSADSIVSEYSKKPSTFKSDFAAAMIKMGDIDPLTGQNGIIRKICSSLN, via the exons ATGAGTTCAGCACTGCTAAGTTCTATTGTTTCTGCCCTGCTgttcttgttcttcctctccaACACACCTTCTAATGCACAGTTATCTTCCACCTTCTACGATCAAACCTGTCCAAAAGCACTCTCCACCATCAGAACCTCTATCAGAAAAGCAATTTCAAGCGAGCGTCGCATGGCAGCTTCGCTCATTCGCCTTCATTTCCACGATTGCTTCGTTCAG GGCTGTGATGCATCAATCTTGCTGGATGAAGCTGCTACTTCCACGAGCGAGAGGAGTGCCCTCCCCAATAAAGATTCTGCCAGGGGTTACGGAGTCATAGATACAGCAAAGGCTGAGGTGGAGAAAATATGCCCTGGAGTCGTTTCTTGTGCTGACGTACTTGCAGTCGCCGCCCGCGATGCCTCAGCAGCT GTCGGAGGGCCATCATGGACAGTGAAGCTAGGAAGAAGAGATTCCACCACTGCAAGCCGAGCTCTAGCGGAGAGTGATCTTCCGAGTTTTCAAAGCAGCCTCGACCAACTTATCTCCAACTTTGCTGCCAAGGGTCTCAGCGCAAGGGACATGGTGGCCTTGTCAG GCGCACATACCTTAGGGCAGGCACGGTGTCTCACTTTTCGTGACAGGATCTACAGCAATGGCAGTGACATTGATGCCGGTTTTGCTAGCACAAGAAAGCGCGGTTGCCCAGCAAGCGGCCAAGATAGCAATTTAGCCCCCCTTGATTTGGTCACACCCAACTCGTTTGACAACAACTACTACAAGAATCTGATGCAAAAGAAGGGTCTTCTTCACTCGGATCAAGTGCTTTTCAATGGAGGATCAGCTGACAGTATCGTCTCGGAATATAGTAAAAAACCTTCGACATTTAAGTCTGATTTTGCAGCTGCAATGATCAAAATGGGAGATATTGATCCTCTCACCGGCCAAAATGGGATCATAAGGAAGATTTGCAGTTCTTTAAACTAA
- the LOC127810034 gene encoding cell division control protein 2 homolog 2-like: MLRSCKIQLDFMSRYLGIDKIGEGGYGKVYKCNDTLDEKMVAVKKIFFLGDRDGVPGEVMREASILKETKHDNIVRLLDVLNEEKSVYLVFEHLDFDLLTFMKGIELPRDSQAIKVGEICAYECL; this comes from the exons ATGCTTCG GTCTTGCAAGATTCAACTTGATTTCATGAGCAGg TACCTGGGAATCGATAAGATTGGAGAAGGAGGTTATGGTAAGGTTTACAAATGCAATGATACTTTAGATGAAAAAATGGTCGCTGTTAAGAAGATTTTCTTCCTCGGTGATCGTGATGGTGTCCCAGGCGAGGTAATGAGGGAAGCCTCCATTCTAAAAGAGACGAAGCATGATAATATTGTCAG GTTGCTGGATGTCTTGAACGAAGAAAAATCTGTGTATCTCGTGTTCGAGCATCTGGACTTTGATCTCTTGACATTTATGAAGGGTATAGAGCTTCCTAGGGATTCGCAAGCTATAAAAGTGGGTGAGATCTGTGCATATGAATGCTTGTAG
- the LOC127810035 gene encoding uncharacterized protein LOC127810035, protein MADGQQAGQQQGRRLRRLAAVWQREESSMEAQEVAERRTICVTFFLAWLTVMHIDLRENRVKVADFGLARPVGVPLKSYTGQVGTPRYRAPEILLGSHQYSSAVDIWSVGCTFAEMELANVFQDLEPAGVDLLSISLIYYT, encoded by the exons atggccgacgggCAACAAGCAGGGCAGCAGCAAGGAAGGCGGTTGCGGAGGCTAGCGGCGGTGTGGCAGCGAGAGGAGAGCTCGATGGAGGCTCAGGAAGTGGCCGAGAGGCG GACTATCTGCGTCACATTCTTTCTGGCGTGGCTTACTGTCATGCAC ATCGATCTCAGAGAAAACAGAGTGAAGGTAGCAGACTTTGGATTGGCTAGGCCAGTTGGTGTTCCCTTAAAGTCATATACTGGACAG GTAGGAACTCCCAGGTACAGGGCTCCAGAAATTTTGCTTGGCTCACACCAATACTCTTCTGCTGTTGACATTTGGTCTGTTGGTTGCACATTTGCCGAGATG GAACTGGCAAACGTGTTCCAAGATCTTGAACCTGCCGGAGTCGATCTTCTCTCTATAAGTTTAATCTACTATACTTGA
- the LOC127810236 gene encoding lignin-forming anionic peroxidase-like, with amino-acid sequence MSSATSSQKPFSGAIVALVLIFLLVLVTASNAQLSSSFYDKTCPNALTTIRTSIRKAVSKERRMGASLIRLHFHDCFVQGCDASILLDEASTATSERNAQPNKGSVRGYEVIDAAKSEVEKICPGVVSCADILAVAARDASAAVGGPSWTVQLGRRDSTTASRALAESDLPSFRSSVDQLISNFARKGLSAREMVALSGAHTLGQAQCFTFRDRIYGNGSDIDAGFASTRKRGCPASGQDGKLAPLDLVTPNSFDNNYYKNLMQKKGLLHSDQVLFNGGSTDSIVSEYSRNPSTFKSDFAAAMIKMGDIDPLTGQDGVIRRICSALN; translated from the exons ATGAGTTCAGCAACGAGTTCTCAAAAACCATTCAGTGGAGCTATTGTTGCTCTTGTTCTGATCTTCTTGTTGGTTTTAGTCACAGCTTCTAACGCGCAGTTGTCGTCTTCTTTTTACGACAAGACCTGTCCAAATGCACTCACCACTATCAGAACTTCTATCAGAAAAGCAGTTTCAAAAGAGCGTCGTATGGGAGCTTCCCTCATTCGCCTCCATTTCCATGACTGCTTCGTTCAG GGTTGTGATGCATCGATATTACTTGATGAAGCTTCTACTGCCACCAGCGAGAGGAATGCACAGCCAAATAAAGGCTCTGTTAGAGGTTACGAAGTTATAGATGCTGCCAAGTCTGAGGTTGAGAAAATATGTCCTGGAGTTGTTTCATGTGCGGACATACTTGCAGTAGCAGCTCGGGATGCCTCAGCAGCT GTGGGAGGTCCATCATGGACAGTTCAGCTAGGAAGAAGAGATTCTACCACCGCAAGTCGAGCTCTAGCAGAAAGTGATCTTCCAAGTTTTCGGAGCAGCGTCGACCAACTTATCTCCAACTTTGCTAGGAAGGGTCTCAGTGCAAGGGAGATGGTGGCCTTGTCAG GCGCACATACCTTAGGGCAGGCACAATGCTTCACTTTTCGCGACAGGATTTACGGCAATGGCAGCGACATTGATGCCGGCTTTGCTAGCACAAGAAAGCGTGGTTGCCCAGCTAGCGGCCAAGATGGCAAATTAGCACCTCTTGATTTGGTCACACCCAACTCTTTTGACAACAACTACTATAAGAACTTGATGCAAAAGAAGGGTCTTCTTCACTCTGACCAAGTGCTTTTCAATGGAGGATCAACAGATAGTATTGTCTCAGAATATAGTCGAAACCCTTCAACCTTCAAGTCTGATTTTGCCGCTGCCATGATCAAAATGGGAGACATTGATCCTCTCACGGGACAGGATGGGGTCATAAGGAGGATTTGCAGTGCTCTAAACTAG